A part of bacterium genomic DNA contains:
- a CDS encoding NAD(P)/FAD-dependent oxidoreductase: ERPLKRAGSPLFSRFMQEYYESKGIKFLLGQQVTSFLGNVSVSEVVTDKGTKIPADFVVAGIGVVLNNELAKASGLEMTERGEVIVDEYLRTSDPNIWAAGDITYFNDIAMGTKWHVEHNQNAKWQGRQAGAIMAGDSKPYNKVAYFYSDVFDIHLNIRGAIHLTTQSKMLGDVKGGEFVELYYNDADQLRMTIACSHDDHKLDPISDKAEELIRAKANVHDITMSTFGL, translated from the coding sequence GAACGACCTCTCAAAAGGGCTGGCAGTCCCCTATTCAGCCGCTTTATGCAGGAATATTATGAGAGCAAAGGGATTAAATTCCTTCTAGGGCAGCAGGTGACCTCGTTCTTGGGCAATGTCAGCGTTAGCGAGGTTGTTACTGATAAAGGAACGAAAATTCCGGCGGACTTTGTTGTGGCGGGAATTGGGGTTGTTCTCAATAATGAACTTGCCAAAGCATCAGGGCTTGAGATGACCGAACGGGGCGAAGTAATCGTCGATGAGTATCTACGCACTTCCGACCCGAACATATGGGCGGCGGGTGATATTACTTACTTCAACGACATCGCCATGGGAACAAAGTGGCATGTCGAGCATAACCAAAATGCTAAATGGCAAGGACGGCAAGCGGGCGCGATTATGGCCGGTGATAGCAAACCCTACAATAAAGTGGCCTATTTCTATTCCGACGTATTCGACATCCACCTAAATATCCGCGGTGCTATCCACCTGACAACTCAATCCAAAATGCTGGGAGATGTCAAAGGCGGCGAATTCGTCGAACTCTACTACAACGACGCCGACCAACTAAGAATGACTATCGCCTGCAGTCACGATGACCATAAACTCGATCCCATTAGCGACAAAGCAGAAGAGTTAATTCGCGCCAAAGCGAACGTTCACGATATCACTATGTCAACCTTTGGACTATGA